The following are from one region of the Streptomyces fradiae genome:
- a CDS encoding S8 family serine peptidase, with the protein MIRPSAGGRAALLAAGLSLVLLSAGQTSAATVPATFARGAAGAGAGAAGQAAGSAGTTVTLVTGDRVTLTDLGGGRQTVTVDRAKGATGAVRTETANGRVTVIPDEARPYLAAGVLDRRLFDVTGLVEQGITGDLPLIVTHGKGTRAAAEQAPRGTETVRALPSIGGAAVTATEPEAFWREFTRTESTRRTARSAGATKVWLDARVKAAMAESNAQIGSPEAWAAGLTGKGVKVAVLDTGVDAGHPDLTGRVTETKSFIAGQEVADRNGHGTHVTSTVGGSGAGSAGQEQGVAPGATLAVGKVLSDEGSGSESQIIAGMEWAARDIDAKVVSMSLGSQEPSDGTDPMAQAVNTLSAETGALFVIAAGNTGAPGSIGSPGAADSALTVGAVDPADQAAYFTSKGPRFGDQALKPDVSAPGVGILAARSQLLPGSGLYTSMSGTSMATPHVAGVAALLAEKHPDWTGARLKDALMSSSKTLADSAYDLGAGRVDVAAAINADVTATGSADLGFLAWPYEANKPVAKTVTYANSSDSPVELNLAVEGMPAGSATLADSTLTVPAHGTASTIVTGDGTKAPVGTNSGRITATSAGSVVAHTALGLVKEEERYTLTVHVKDRDGAATAAHLGVQQLTAGVDPFPAAVGESGTLQLRLKPGTYTVDTFLDVRGSHGEDSLGLGFLTAPEIVLDRDREITLDGRRLREIRAEVDRRTETRQLLMEFDRKANGASYGGAVQVPPKYDSVFAAPTEKPATGSFEYRTVWRLGKPMLEGTAGGGDRIGELTPQGGSGVLEGRHRLPVVDAGTGTAAEYAGKDVSGKAVLVRRTAGADTAQLAQTAEDAGAELLLVTDDQPGRLMSWFGTADYQDRKLPVATVNAADAGRIATAAARGSRLDLTGTRFTPFTYDLSEGHPGAIGTDLVYRPGARDLATVDATYRMPTAKKELGGEFRYSITGAYPIGIGFKEWIAFPAERTEYVSTGPGQQWHESVDLGESLEQRGGLSVYRGGSEQAKDWFEPVWHPWLGTGLGWGQQRAGNNLQFNTPGWGDSGADHTGFGNVWSDPTMTQYTEVYVNGVRVDRKQSSGAYAWDAPAEEATYRVVTDTALDRERWRLGTKGHSEWTFRSAETPADRYTYLPLINLGFDLDTDLAGDVRAGSKVPVRIFTEYVQGAAGTGTIGAATLEVSYDEGATWTKAALNAQGRGELRVPAGAGSVSLRARASDDRGGSVVQEIIRAVGAK; encoded by the coding sequence GTGATCAGACCTTCCGCAGGAGGAAGGGCCGCCCTGCTCGCCGCGGGGCTCTCCCTGGTGCTGCTGTCCGCCGGACAGACCTCGGCCGCGACGGTCCCCGCCACGTTCGCGCGCGGCGCGGCCGGGGCCGGGGCCGGCGCCGCCGGTCAGGCCGCCGGCTCGGCGGGCACCACCGTCACCCTCGTCACGGGTGACCGGGTCACTCTCACCGACCTGGGCGGCGGCCGGCAGACCGTCACCGTCGACCGGGCCAAGGGCGCCACCGGAGCGGTCCGCACCGAGACCGCGAACGGCAGGGTCACCGTCATACCCGACGAGGCCCGCCCCTATCTGGCGGCCGGTGTCCTCGACCGCCGCCTCTTCGACGTCACCGGACTCGTCGAGCAGGGCATCACCGGCGACCTGCCGCTGATCGTCACCCACGGAAAGGGCACACGCGCGGCGGCCGAGCAGGCCCCGCGCGGCACCGAGACCGTCCGCGCGCTGCCCAGCATCGGCGGCGCCGCCGTCACCGCCACGGAACCCGAGGCCTTCTGGCGCGAGTTCACCCGTACCGAGAGCACCCGGCGGACGGCCCGGTCCGCCGGCGCCACCAAGGTGTGGCTCGACGCCCGTGTGAAGGCCGCGATGGCCGAGTCCAACGCCCAGATCGGCAGCCCCGAGGCCTGGGCCGCCGGACTCACCGGCAAGGGCGTCAAGGTCGCCGTCCTCGACACCGGCGTGGACGCCGGACACCCCGACCTGACCGGCCGGGTCACCGAGACGAAGTCCTTCATCGCGGGCCAGGAGGTCGCCGACCGCAACGGCCACGGCACCCATGTCACCTCCACCGTCGGCGGCAGCGGCGCCGGTTCGGCCGGCCAGGAGCAGGGCGTCGCGCCCGGCGCCACCCTCGCCGTCGGCAAGGTGCTCAGCGACGAGGGCTCCGGCTCCGAGTCGCAGATCATCGCCGGCATGGAGTGGGCCGCCCGCGACATCGACGCCAAGGTCGTGTCGATGAGTCTCGGATCGCAGGAGCCCAGCGACGGCACCGACCCGATGGCCCAGGCCGTGAACACCCTCTCCGCCGAGACCGGCGCGCTCTTCGTCATCGCCGCCGGCAACACCGGCGCCCCCGGCTCCATCGGCTCGCCCGGCGCCGCCGACTCCGCGCTGACCGTCGGCGCCGTCGACCCGGCCGACCAGGCCGCGTACTTCACCAGCAAGGGCCCGCGCTTCGGCGACCAGGCGCTCAAGCCCGATGTGTCCGCCCCCGGCGTCGGCATCCTCGCCGCCCGCTCCCAACTCCTCCCCGGCAGCGGCCTCTACACCTCGATGAGCGGTACGTCGATGGCGACCCCGCACGTCGCCGGCGTCGCCGCGCTGCTCGCCGAGAAGCACCCCGACTGGACTGGCGCCCGGCTCAAGGACGCCCTGATGTCCAGCTCCAAGACGCTGGCCGACTCCGCCTACGACCTCGGCGCGGGCCGGGTCGACGTGGCCGCCGCGATCAACGCCGATGTGACCGCCACCGGCTCCGCCGACCTGGGCTTCCTCGCCTGGCCGTACGAGGCGAACAAGCCGGTCGCCAAGACCGTCACGTACGCCAACTCCTCCGACTCGCCCGTCGAGTTGAACCTCGCCGTCGAGGGCATGCCGGCCGGCAGCGCGACCCTCGCCGACAGCACCCTCACCGTCCCCGCGCACGGCACCGCGAGCACCATCGTCACCGGCGACGGCACCAAGGCGCCGGTCGGCACCAACTCCGGCCGGATCACCGCGACGTCCGCCGGATCGGTCGTCGCGCACACCGCGCTCGGCCTGGTGAAGGAGGAGGAGCGCTACACCCTCACCGTCCACGTCAAGGACCGTGACGGAGCCGCCACCGCCGCCCATCTCGGCGTGCAGCAGTTGACCGCGGGCGTGGACCCGTTCCCGGCCGCGGTCGGCGAGTCCGGCACCCTCCAACTGCGCCTGAAGCCCGGCACGTACACCGTCGACACCTTCCTCGACGTGCGCGGCTCGCACGGCGAGGACTCCCTCGGCCTCGGCTTCCTCACCGCGCCCGAGATCGTCCTCGACCGGGACCGCGAGATCACCCTCGACGGGCGGCGGCTGCGCGAGATCCGCGCCGAAGTCGACCGGCGCACCGAGACCCGGCAGCTCCTGATGGAGTTCGACCGCAAGGCGAACGGCGCCTCGTACGGCGGGGCCGTGCAGGTCCCGCCGAAGTACGACTCGGTCTTCGCCGCGCCCACTGAGAAGCCCGCCACCGGCAGCTTCGAGTACCGCACGGTGTGGCGGCTCGGGAAGCCGATGCTGGAAGGCACCGCGGGCGGCGGCGACCGGATCGGCGAGCTCACCCCGCAGGGCGGCAGCGGCGTCCTCGAAGGCCGCCACCGGCTTCCCGTCGTCGACGCGGGCACCGGCACCGCCGCCGAGTACGCGGGCAAGGACGTCTCCGGCAAGGCCGTGCTCGTCCGCCGCACCGCCGGCGCCGACACCGCGCAGCTCGCCCAGACCGCCGAGGACGCCGGCGCCGAGCTGCTGCTGGTCACCGACGACCAGCCCGGCCGGCTGATGTCCTGGTTCGGCACCGCCGACTACCAGGACCGCAAGCTGCCCGTCGCCACCGTGAACGCCGCCGACGCCGGCCGGATCGCGACCGCCGCCGCCCGCGGCAGCCGCCTCGACCTGACCGGCACCCGCTTCACCCCCTTCACGTACGACCTCTCCGAGGGCCACCCGGGCGCCATCGGCACCGACCTGGTCTACCGGCCCGGCGCCCGCGACCTCGCGACCGTCGACGCGACGTACCGCATGCCGACCGCGAAGAAGGAGCTCGGCGGCGAGTTCCGCTACTCGATCACCGGCGCCTACCCGATCGGCATCGGCTTCAAGGAGTGGATCGCCTTCCCGGCCGAGCGCACCGAGTACGTCTCCACCGGCCCCGGCCAGCAGTGGCACGAGTCCGTCGACCTCGGCGAGTCCCTGGAGCAGCGCGGCGGCCTGTCGGTCTACCGCGGCGGCAGTGAGCAGGCGAAGGACTGGTTCGAGCCGGTCTGGCACCCCTGGCTCGGCACCGGCCTCGGCTGGGGACAGCAGCGAGCCGGCAACAACCTCCAGTTCAACACCCCCGGCTGGGGCGACTCCGGCGCCGACCACACCGGCTTCGGCAATGTGTGGAGCGACCCGACGATGACCCAGTACACCGAGGTGTACGTGAACGGCGTCCGCGTCGACCGCAAGCAGAGCTCCGGCGCCTACGCCTGGGACGCGCCGGCCGAGGAGGCCACGTACAGGGTCGTCACCGACACCGCGCTCGACCGCGAGCGTTGGCGGCTCGGCACCAAGGGCCACAGCGAGTGGACCTTCCGCTCCGCCGAGACGCCGGCCGACCGGTACACCTACCTGCCGCTGATCAACCTCGGCTTCGACCTCGACACCGACCTCGCCGGCGATGTGCGTGCCGGGTCGAAGGTGCCCGTACGGATCTTCACCGAGTACGTGCAGGGCGCGGCCGGCACCGGCACCATCGGCGCCGCCACCCTGGAGGTCTCCTACGACGAGGGCGCGACCTGGACCAAGGCGGCGCTGAACGCGCAGGGCCGCGGCGAGCTGCGCGTCCCGGCCGGCGCCGGCTCCGTCTCGCTGCGGGCCCGCGCGAGCGACGACCGGGGCGGCAGCGTCGTCCAGGAGATCATCCGGGCGGTGGGCGCGAAGTAG
- a CDS encoding MFS transporter translates to MGPHRRAPGRRRVSATQTAEPEERRLFADLTPLRTSADYRRIWFGNSVTWVGQGMTTLAISLQVYDITRSTFAVGLVGLFTLVPLVVFGLYGGAIADTVDRRKLGLASSTGLAALSVALCVAAFAGFHRVWFLYGIVALQAVCAALNAPARSSMIPRLLPAEQLRAANALNAMTTTFGTLVGPSLGGVVVGLAGYQAAYLIDAVAFSASLYAMWRLPSMLPERAEGSSTKRASVLDGLRFLATRPNLRMTFFSDFCAMILAHPRALFPAIAVLWYGGDAKTTGLLVAAPAFGALLGGVLSGWQGRIRHHGQAILLSVASWGTAIALFGLTRNLWLGLLLLAVAGYSDTVSMIFRNTMLQVAAPDEMRGRLQGVFIVVVAGGPRLGDFLAGSVADLSSPAVAVTGGGLACVLAIGLLALYGKGFRRYDAQHPVP, encoded by the coding sequence CTGGGACCTCACCGACGAGCGCCCGGCCGACGCCGCGTGAGCGCCACCCAGACGGCCGAGCCCGAGGAACGCAGGCTCTTCGCCGACCTGACCCCGCTCCGTACCTCCGCCGACTACCGCCGGATCTGGTTCGGCAACTCGGTCACCTGGGTCGGCCAGGGCATGACGACCCTCGCCATCTCCCTTCAGGTCTACGACATCACCCGGTCGACCTTCGCGGTCGGCCTGGTCGGCCTCTTCACCCTCGTCCCGCTGGTCGTCTTCGGGCTGTACGGCGGAGCCATCGCCGACACCGTCGACCGCCGCAAGCTCGGCCTCGCCAGCTCCACCGGACTCGCCGCGCTGTCCGTCGCCCTCTGCGTCGCCGCCTTCGCCGGCTTCCACCGGGTCTGGTTCCTGTACGGGATCGTCGCCCTCCAGGCCGTCTGCGCCGCGCTCAACGCGCCCGCCCGCAGCTCGATGATCCCCCGCCTGCTGCCGGCCGAGCAGCTGCGCGCCGCCAACGCGCTCAACGCCATGACCACCACCTTCGGCACCCTCGTCGGGCCCAGCCTCGGCGGCGTCGTGGTCGGCCTGGCCGGCTACCAGGCCGCGTACCTCATCGACGCCGTCGCCTTCTCCGCCTCCCTCTACGCGATGTGGCGGCTGCCCTCGATGCTGCCCGAGCGCGCCGAGGGTTCCAGTACCAAGCGGGCCTCCGTCCTCGACGGACTGCGCTTCCTCGCCACCCGCCCCAACCTGCGCATGACCTTCTTCTCGGACTTCTGCGCGATGATCCTCGCCCACCCCCGGGCGCTGTTCCCGGCCATCGCCGTGCTCTGGTACGGCGGGGACGCCAAGACCACCGGACTGCTCGTCGCCGCACCGGCGTTCGGCGCGCTGCTCGGCGGGGTGCTCTCCGGCTGGCAGGGCCGGATCCGGCACCACGGGCAGGCGATCCTGCTCTCGGTGGCGTCCTGGGGCACCGCCATCGCCCTCTTCGGCCTCACCCGGAACCTCTGGCTCGGCCTCCTCCTGCTCGCCGTCGCCGGCTACTCCGACACCGTCTCGATGATCTTCCGGAACACGATGCTCCAGGTCGCCGCCCCGGACGAGATGCGCGGCCGGCTGCAGGGCGTGTTCATCGTGGTCGTCGCGGGCGGGCCCCGGCTCGGCGACTTCCTGGCCGGATCGGTCGCCGACCTCAGCTCCCCGGCGGTCGCCGTCACCGGCGGAGGCCTCGCCTGCGTCCTCGCCATCGGACTGCTCGCGCTGTACGGCAAGGGCTTCCGCCGTTACGACGCCCAGCACCCGGTCCCGTAA
- a CDS encoding N-acetyltransferase family protein yields MPLPSSSPTPPRDITLRRATAADAKRLTRLVRRSGAYSGAYASMVDGYQVGAAYIEHHPVHVAVDADGLVLGFYALLLDEAELDLAFVADDAQGLGIGRQLIAHMLAEGRAAGLDSIRVVSHPPAEEFYLRTGARRTGTVPPAGQIHWARPELHWDLTDERPADAA; encoded by the coding sequence ATGCCCTTGCCCTCGTCCTCGCCCACACCCCCGCGTGACATCACCCTGCGCCGCGCCACCGCCGCCGACGCCAAGCGGCTCACCCGGCTCGTCCGCCGCTCCGGCGCCTACAGTGGCGCGTACGCGTCCATGGTCGACGGCTACCAGGTCGGCGCCGCGTACATCGAGCACCACCCCGTCCACGTCGCCGTCGACGCGGACGGCCTGGTCCTCGGCTTCTACGCCCTCCTCCTCGACGAGGCCGAGCTCGACCTCGCCTTCGTCGCCGACGACGCCCAGGGCCTCGGCATCGGCCGCCAGCTCATCGCCCACATGCTCGCCGAGGGCCGGGCCGCCGGACTCGATTCCATACGGGTCGTCTCCCACCCGCCCGCCGAGGAGTTCTACCTGCGCACCGGCGCCCGCCGCACCGGCACCGTCCCGCCCGCCGGGCAGATCCACTGGGCCCGCCCCGAGCTGCACTGGGACCTCACCGACGAGCGCCCGGCCGACGCCGCGTGA
- a CDS encoding MarR family winged helix-turn-helix transcriptional regulator: MDEDFLRLDSQICFSLHAASRAFNGVYRGALKELGLTYPQYLVMLVLWEHGELPVKGIGERLRLDSGTLSPLLKRLEAAGYVERRRSAEDERSVTVRPTPEGAALREKALGVPRGIAAATGLDLAEIVELRDRLNALATRLDAVDPDDVARCVAVAE; encoded by the coding sequence ATGGACGAGGACTTCCTCCGGCTGGACAGCCAGATCTGCTTCTCCCTGCACGCCGCCTCCCGCGCGTTCAACGGGGTCTACCGCGGCGCGCTCAAGGAGCTCGGCCTCACCTACCCCCAGTACCTGGTGATGCTGGTGCTCTGGGAGCACGGCGAGCTGCCGGTCAAGGGGATCGGCGAGCGGCTCCGGCTCGACTCCGGCACGCTCTCGCCGCTGCTCAAGCGCCTGGAGGCGGCCGGCTACGTCGAGCGGCGGCGCAGTGCCGAGGACGAGCGGTCCGTGACCGTGCGGCCCACCCCCGAGGGGGCCGCCCTGCGCGAGAAGGCCCTCGGCGTACCGCGCGGGATCGCCGCCGCCACCGGGCTCGACCTCGCCGAGATCGTGGAGCTGCGCGACCGGCTGAACGCCCTCGCCACCCGCCTCGACGCCGTCGACCCGGACGACGTGGCGCGGTGCGTGGCGGTCGCCGAGTAG
- a CDS encoding organic hydroperoxide resistance protein — protein sequence MDAIYTAVATANGREGRAVSSDGLLDLPLAHPVALGGNGQGTNPEQLFAAGYAACFASAMGVVARQEKIDISEASVTAEVSIGKDAADGGFGLAVVMRAEFPDHLQGEAGRALLEKTHGFCPYSKATRGNIKVDLVVE from the coding sequence ATGGACGCGATCTACACCGCAGTCGCCACCGCCAACGGCCGCGAGGGCCGCGCCGTCAGCTCCGACGGCCTGCTCGACCTCCCGCTCGCCCACCCGGTCGCGCTCGGCGGCAACGGCCAGGGCACCAACCCGGAGCAGCTCTTCGCCGCCGGCTACGCGGCCTGCTTCGCGAGCGCCATGGGCGTGGTGGCCCGCCAGGAGAAGATCGACATCTCCGAGGCGTCCGTGACCGCCGAGGTCTCGATCGGCAAGGACGCGGCGGACGGCGGCTTCGGCCTGGCGGTCGTGATGCGCGCCGAGTTCCCGGACCACCTGCAGGGCGAGGCGGGCCGCGCGCTCCTGGAGAAGACCCACGGGTTCTGCCCGTACTCGAAGGCGACCCGCGGCAACATCAAGGTCGACCTCGTCGTCGAGTAA
- a CDS encoding phosphocholine-specific phospholipase C has protein sequence MADLDRRRFLQLAGGTAAFTLLSDSIARAASIPAQGTTGTVQDIEHIVVLMQENRSFDHYFGALKGVRGFGDPRPVTLPSGKTVWNQADNSGNVTLPFRPSSDKLGMEYLQGLNHDWQGGQSAWNKGKYDNWIPAKTKATMAHLTRADIPFHYALADAFTVCDAYHCSFIGATDPNRYYMWTGYVGNDGTGGGPVLNNAEAGYGWTTYPERLEAAGVSWKIYQDIGDGLNAAGSWGWINDAFRGNYGDNSLLYFNNYRNAQPGNPLYDKARTGTDAKAGEGYFDLLRADVQAGRLPQISWIAAPEAFSEHANWPANYGAWYIAQVLDALTSNPDVWAKTALFITYDENDGFFDHVVPPFVPADASWGKSTVATTLDWFPGKTGYAAGPYGLGPRVPMIVVSPWSTGGYTCSETFDHTSVIRFMETRFGVREPNISPWRRAVCGDLTSAFDFTQTQTQPAALPSTAGYYPPDRNRHPDFPATAPAVGTMPRQEPGSKPTRPLRYAPYVDGAADTTAGTYTLAFSGGASAGAQFYVTSANRTDAPWTYTTEAGKSLSDTWNTKYSKGTTDLTVHGPNGFLRRFRSPGKTAVPEVTARHNATTGALDLTFTNAGPSTTVTVTNAYAGTPVTLSVPKSATVTHSVPLTSSARWYDVTITSASTTDYVRRLAGHVETGAAGVTDPGILTY, from the coding sequence ATGGCCGACCTCGATCGCCGCCGGTTCCTGCAACTGGCGGGCGGCACCGCCGCCTTCACCCTGCTGTCCGACAGCATCGCCCGCGCCGCGTCCATACCCGCGCAGGGCACCACCGGCACCGTCCAGGACATCGAGCACATCGTGGTCCTGATGCAGGAGAATCGTTCGTTCGACCACTACTTCGGCGCACTGAAGGGCGTCCGCGGCTTCGGCGACCCGCGCCCGGTGACGCTGCCCAGCGGAAAGACGGTCTGGAACCAGGCGGACAACTCCGGCAACGTCACGCTGCCCTTCCGGCCGAGCAGCGACAAGCTGGGCATGGAGTACCTCCAGGGCCTGAACCACGACTGGCAGGGCGGCCAGAGCGCCTGGAACAAGGGCAAGTACGACAACTGGATCCCGGCCAAGACCAAGGCCACGATGGCGCACCTCACCCGTGCGGACATCCCCTTCCACTACGCGCTCGCCGACGCGTTCACCGTCTGCGACGCGTACCACTGCTCGTTCATCGGCGCGACCGACCCGAACCGCTACTACATGTGGACCGGGTACGTCGGCAACGACGGCACGGGCGGCGGCCCCGTCCTCAACAACGCCGAGGCGGGCTACGGCTGGACGACCTACCCCGAGCGTCTGGAGGCGGCGGGGGTCTCCTGGAAGATCTACCAGGACATCGGCGACGGCCTGAACGCGGCCGGTTCGTGGGGCTGGATCAACGACGCCTTCCGCGGCAACTACGGCGACAACTCGCTGCTGTACTTCAACAACTACCGCAACGCCCAGCCCGGCAACCCGCTGTACGACAAGGCCCGCACCGGCACCGACGCCAAGGCGGGCGAGGGCTACTTCGACCTCCTGCGCGCCGACGTCCAGGCCGGCCGGCTGCCGCAGATCTCCTGGATCGCCGCGCCCGAGGCCTTCTCCGAGCACGCCAACTGGCCGGCGAACTACGGCGCCTGGTACATCGCGCAGGTCCTGGACGCGCTCACCTCGAACCCGGACGTGTGGGCGAAGACGGCCCTGTTCATCACGTACGACGAGAACGACGGCTTCTTCGACCACGTCGTCCCGCCGTTCGTCCCGGCCGACGCCTCCTGGGGCAAGTCCACGGTCGCCACCACCCTGGACTGGTTCCCCGGCAAGACCGGCTACGCGGCCGGCCCCTACGGCCTCGGCCCGCGCGTCCCGATGATCGTCGTCTCTCCCTGGTCCACCGGCGGCTACACCTGCTCCGAGACCTTCGACCACACCTCGGTCATCCGCTTCATGGAGACCCGCTTCGGGGTGCGCGAGCCCAACATCTCGCCCTGGCGCCGGGCCGTCTGCGGCGACCTGACCTCGGCTTTCGACTTCACGCAGACGCAGACCCAGCCGGCCGCGCTGCCCTCGACCGCCGGCTACTACCCGCCGGACCGGAACCGTCACCCGGACTTCCCGGCCACCGCCCCGGCGGTCGGCACGATGCCCCGCCAGGAGCCGGGCAGCAAGCCCACCCGCCCGCTGAGGTACGCGCCGTACGTGGACGGCGCCGCCGACACGACGGCGGGCACCTACACCCTCGCCTTCAGCGGCGGCGCCTCGGCCGGCGCGCAGTTCTACGTGACCTCGGCGAACCGTACGGACGCGCCGTGGACGTACACGACGGAGGCGGGCAAGTCCCTCTCCGACACCTGGAACACCAAGTACAGCAAGGGCACCACCGACCTCACGGTCCACGGCCCGAACGGCTTCCTCCGCCGCTTCCGCTCCCCCGGCAAGACCGCCGTCCCGGAGGTGACGGCCCGCCACAACGCGACGACCGGCGCCCTGGACCTGACCTTCACCAACGCGGGCCCGTCGACGACGGTCACGGTGACCAACGCCTACGCCGGCACCCCGGTCACCTTGTCCGTCCCGAAGTCCGCGACGGTCACCCACTCCGTCCCCCTCACCTCCTCCGCCCGCTGGTACGACGTGACGATCACGTCCGCCTCGACCACGGACTACGTGCGCCGCCTCGCGGGCCACGTGGAGACGGGCGCGGCGGGCGTGACGGACCCGGGGATCCTGACGTACTAG
- a CDS encoding HAD family hydrolase, whose amino-acid sequence MRPEVIFFDLGDVVCRFHPERRLAALGEECGLGAGEVRQVLYESGVVGRWDRGLASAAEIHATLERELGYTGGPAALHELWCTAFEPDDRVLALVDGLRPLRTALLTNNDALLLEALPEVLPQIAARFEPLLFSCMLGATKPDPAAYTRALDLVGVAPEAAVFIDDKPANVAGAQAVGITALHFTGAAELSTDLAELLAAEE is encoded by the coding sequence ATGCGACCAGAGGTGATCTTCTTCGACCTGGGGGACGTGGTCTGCCGCTTCCATCCGGAGCGGCGGCTGGCCGCGCTGGGGGAGGAGTGCGGGCTCGGGGCCGGCGAGGTGCGGCAGGTGCTGTACGAGTCCGGGGTCGTCGGGCGCTGGGATCGCGGCCTCGCCTCGGCCGCGGAGATCCACGCCACGCTGGAGCGGGAGCTCGGCTACACGGGTGGCCCCGCGGCGCTCCACGAGCTGTGGTGCACCGCCTTCGAGCCCGACGACCGGGTCCTCGCCCTGGTGGACGGGCTGCGGCCGCTGCGCACGGCGCTGCTCACCAACAACGACGCGCTGCTGCTCGAAGCGCTTCCCGAGGTGCTCCCCCAGATCGCCGCCCGGTTCGAGCCGCTGCTCTTCTCGTGCATGCTGGGCGCCACCAAGCCCGACCCGGCGGCCTACACCCGGGCGCTCGACCTCGTGGGCGTCGCGCCGGAAGCGGCCGTCTTCATCGACGACAAGCCCGCGAACGTGGCGGGCGCCCAGGCCGTCGGCATCACCGCGCTCCACTTCACCGGCGCCGCGGAACTGTCCACCGACCTGGCGGAGCTCCTGGCGGCCGAGGAGTGA
- a CDS encoding LacI family DNA-binding transcriptional regulator codes for MAANRRPTLADVAREVGVSAKTVSRVLNEDGPSSPETRERVLAAVAKLGFQPNLMARNIRVGGPDTTVGLVVPDLGNPFFGTVAGAIEDAVRGRGLTLLMGSSAEDPDRERALIQTFLARRVSMLMVVPAFGADHSHLKAPRTAGLPVVFLDRPGVGLAADCVVSSNQAGVHEGVAHLVARGHRRIGFIGDLPTRLYTRRERLAGYRSALAEAGLPYDRTLVTGAHSQDGAAAETTALLNLPNPPTALFAANNMMALGVIARLTRAGRKDIALVSFDDLPLADVLEPALTVVAQDPAAIGAAAARTALARLDGDRTRARTVMVPTRLVVRGSSEPLAHPAGQAPAGS; via the coding sequence ATGGCCGCGAACCGCCGCCCCACGCTGGCCGACGTCGCCAGGGAAGTGGGCGTCAGCGCGAAGACGGTGTCCCGGGTGCTCAACGAGGACGGGCCGAGCTCCCCGGAGACCCGGGAGCGCGTGCTCGCCGCCGTCGCGAAGCTCGGCTTCCAGCCGAACCTCATGGCCCGCAACATCCGCGTCGGCGGCCCCGACACCACCGTCGGCCTGGTCGTGCCCGACCTCGGCAACCCCTTCTTCGGCACCGTCGCCGGCGCCATCGAGGACGCCGTACGCGGCCGGGGGCTCACCCTGCTCATGGGTTCCTCGGCCGAAGACCCGGACCGGGAGCGGGCGTTGATCCAGACCTTCCTCGCCCGTCGGGTCAGCATGCTGATGGTCGTCCCCGCGTTCGGAGCCGATCACAGCCACCTCAAGGCGCCGCGCACGGCCGGACTGCCGGTGGTGTTCCTCGACCGGCCGGGGGTCGGTCTTGCCGCGGACTGCGTGGTCAGCTCCAACCAGGCCGGCGTCCACGAGGGCGTCGCCCACCTCGTGGCCCGCGGCCACCGCCGCATCGGCTTCATCGGAGACCTGCCCACCAGGCTCTACACCCGGCGCGAGCGCCTCGCCGGCTACCGCTCGGCGCTCGCCGAGGCCGGTCTGCCCTACGACCGGACGCTGGTGACCGGCGCCCACAGCCAGGACGGGGCCGCCGCCGAGACCACCGCACTGCTGAACCTGCCGAACCCGCCCACCGCCCTGTTCGCGGCGAACAACATGATGGCCCTCGGGGTCATCGCTCGACTTACCCGCGCGGGACGCAAGGACATCGCCCTGGTCAGCTTCGACGACCTCCCGCTCGCCGACGTCCTCGAACCGGCCCTGACCGTCGTGGCCCAGGACCCGGCGGCGATCGGCGCGGCGGCGGCCAGGACCGCCCTCGCCCGCCTGGACGGTGACCGCACCCGCGCCCGGACCGTCATGGTCCCCACCCGTCTGGTGGTCCGCGGCTCCAGCGAACCGCTGGCGCACCCCGCCGGTCAGGCACCGGCCGGGAGCTGA